Proteins found in one Poecilia reticulata strain Guanapo linkage group LG15, Guppy_female_1.0+MT, whole genome shotgun sequence genomic segment:
- the b3galnt2 gene encoding UDP-GalNAc:beta-1,3-N-acetylgalactosaminyltransferase 2, translated as MRRLALFLLPCAVAVLVHLWLAQRPSFSFFFTPLENSTRSDERLPFFDVLVGVLSARHHHDLRQAIRDTWLGYITDHPHFQHRVAVKFIVGRHGCPIPDEDREDPYSCSLLNFSEPVSGQDAEMEIVTVADPSLLVAADVSAIALDFKVLHPVVITRLGVFSSGTRPELHGNVTVKLLQLDQEEAVVTARFSSISMGTLVNWVWYKPVEQFILPKGFEGTLVWESQDSAPLTTVNSSSVELNDGGGVLKISSIAEGVLPHRSALGFPGLAGGFTFTIYDEDGLSGLLRGRAARMEKHASSLRREDATLQEESLRHGDVVFVDVVDTYRNVPSKLLQFYKWSVGNADFNLLLKTDDDCYIDVDSVLMKIDHKGLKRRNFWWGNFRQSWAVDRIGKWQELEYASPAYPAFACGSGYVVSRDLVQWLASNAEKLKAYQGEDVSMGIWMAAVGPQKYQDAGWLCEKECYLDMLSSPQHTAKELRVLWDRKRTCGDPCGCPWDR; from the exons ATGAGCGCTTGCCTTTCTTTGATGTTTTGGTGGGAGTTCTGTCCGCAAGGCACCATCATGACCTCCGGCAAGCAATAAGAGACACGTGGCTGGGCTACATTACAGATCACCCGCACTTTCAGCACAG AGTGGCGGTGAAGTTCATTGTGGGTCGACATGGCTGTCCCATCCCGGACGAGGACAGGGAGGATCCGTACTCTTGCTCCCTCCTGAACTTCAGCGAGCCAG TGTCGGGTCAGGATGCGGAGATGGAGATCGTGACGGTGGCCGACCCCTCGCTGCTCGTCGCCGCCGACGTGTCGGCCATCGCTCTGGACTTTAAAGTCCTGCACCCGGTGGTGATCACCCGGCTCGGGGTGTTTTCCAGCGGGACGCGGCCGGAGCTGCATGGCAACGTGACGGTGAAGCTTCTGCAGCTGGACCAGGAG gaGGCTGTGGTTACAGCCCGCTTCAGCTCCATCAGCATGGGGACTTTGGTGAACTGGGTGTGGTACAAACCAGTGGAGCAGTTCATCTTGCCCAAG gGTTTTGAGGGGACGCTGGTTTGGGAGAGCCAGGACTCTGCTCCGCTCACCACCGTCAACTCCTCGTCCGTGGAGCTCAATGATGGCGGCGGTGTCCTCAAGATCTCCTCT ATTGCAGAAGGCGTCTTGCCTCACAGAAGTGCTCTTGGATTTCCCGGTTTGGCTGGAGGATTCACATTTACCATCTACG ATGAAGACGGATTGTCCGGGCTCCTGCGAGGCCGCGCTGCCAGGATGGAGAAGCACGCCTCAAGTTTGAGGCGGGAGGACGCCACTCTGCAGGAGGAAAGCCTCAGGCATGGCGATGTGGTGTTCGTAGACGTAGTGGACACCTACAGGAACGTGCCTTCCAAGTTGCTTCAGTTCTATAAATG GTCTGTCGGAAACGCTGACTTTAATCTGCTGCTGAAGACGGATGATGATTGTTACATCGACGTGGACTCGGTGTTAATGAAAATTGACCACAAGGGTCTGAAGCGCAGAAACTTCTGGTGGGGGAA TTTCAGGCAGAGCTGGGCCGTGGATCGGATCGGGAAGTGGCAGGAGCTGGAGTACGCCAGCCCGGCTTACCCGGCGTTCGCCTGCGGCTCGGGATACGTGGTTTCTCGTGACCTTGTCCAGTGGCTCGCCAGCAATGCAGAGAAGCTGAAAGCCTATCAG GGAGAAGACGTGAGCATGGGGATATGGATGGCAGCCGTCGGGCCGCAGAAATATCAG GACGCCGGCTGGCTGTGTGAAAAGGAATGCTACCTGGACATGCTGTCGTCTCCACAGCACACGGCCAAGGAGCTGCGTGTCCTCTGGGACAGGAAGAGGACCTGCGGAGACCCCTGCGGGTGTCCCTGGGACCGCTGA